The Chthoniobacterales bacterium region CGAAAATCGGCGGTGATCACGATGTCCACGGCTTCGCCCGTGCGGATGTTGCCGCCGGCGCTGGCCGATGCAACGGTCACGGAGTCGATCCTGCATTTTGCGTTTTGAGCCGGGCTGAAATTATCAGCGTGGATTCCGCCGGTGCCGGGCGACGGCCGATGCAGATCGCTTTCGTAATAGTGATCGAGCGCCTCCAGAGCGGAACCCCGGAAGACGCTGCGTCCCCGGTCGAGGACAAGGCCGTGCGTGCAGAGCATCTGGATTTGGTTGGCCGCGTGCGAAACAAAGACCAGCGTGCCGCCTTCTTCCACGAATCCCTGCATGTGGCGCAGGCACTTTTGGCGGAAATCGGAATCGCCCACGGCGAGGACTTCGTCCACGAGGAAGATATCCGGCGCGAGACCCCTGCCGATCGAGTAGGCCAGCCGCGAGCGCATCCCGGAGCTGTAGAACCTGACCGGCGTCTCCATAAAATCGCGCAGGCCGGAAAATTCGACGATGGAAGGAAGAAGCTCGTCCACCTCCTCCCGCGGAAGCCCGAGGATGGAAGCGTTGATGTAAACATTCTCGACCCCGGAGAGAACGGGATCAAAGCCCGCCCCGAGTTCGATGAGCGCCGCCATCCGCCCGTTGATCGTTATTTCCCCCGCGTCCGGCTTGATCAGTCCGTAAAGCAACTTGAGCAAAGTGCTTTTGCCCGATCCGTTGCACCCGATCACCGCCAGCGCTTCGCCCGGGCGGACTTGGAACGAAATGTCGTCCAACGCCCAAAATTCGCCGGGCCGCAAACGCGCGGACTTCCCATCCCCCAGCAAAAACTCGCTGGCGATATCGGCGATGCCGTAGCGCAAAGTTTGCCCGAG contains the following coding sequences:
- a CDS encoding ATP-binding cassette domain-containing protein: MLTAPSNEDAALPSQADSSPRVEVGGLGKKFAKSLGQTLRYGIADIASEFLLGDGKSARLRPGEFWALDDISFQVRPGEALAVIGCNGSGKSTLLKLLYGLIKPDAGEITINGRMAALIELGAGFDPVLSGVENVYINASILGLPREEVDELLPSIVEFSGLRDFMETPVRFYSSGMRSRLAYSIGRGLAPDIFLVDEVLAVGDSDFRQKCLRHMQGFVEEGGTLVFVSHAANQIQMLCTHGLVLDRGRSVFRGSALEALDHYYESDLHRPSPGTGGIHADNFSPAQNAKCRIDSVTVASASAGGNIRTGEAVDIVITADFREESEAFAVISILSRDLLTVVASEDSGAPVPCRPGKNYFRFTVPALPLMPGLFHIRAAIREGCSRIPVATFGIENSPARFVVAGEPTRANVRARTLGQLIRLEGSWS